In Thermothelomyces thermophilus ATCC 42464 chromosome 2, complete sequence, a single window of DNA contains:
- a CDS encoding uncharacterized protein (Contains conserved domain Arrestin_N[pfam00339], Ig-like beta-sandwich fold.), translating to MSIRIVLDHPPEFYTNLDFIKGSVLLNLSRHEHIGAIIVKLEGESRTALGVPSENPGIGIGGRERPAPSGDTLHENHKILYKVGQVFPDENARPAASPYILNPGQHRFPFQFKFPFNNACGNVEAMARIGGVVSTGGPFGIGFRVMDGTKQLMYSHVTKTLPPSFTGFPGEAEIRYYLKVTVQRPGIFKENWRYQMGLKFLPIEPPRPPKTNQEAYARRPFTFHPRSPDPAAYQKKRSSIFGWPAGPSTPANGSPNLQPPAPAPGLSSGPPSPTAPPDPPSIEMSARLPHPAILTCNKPIPLRLIAKKLVPAHAEVYLIALQIDLIGTTTVRCQNLINKEISRWVVMARHGLSILLSKPEDPVGTEFLVPDTLWSGSPLPNTVMPSFVTCNLSRDYQLEVKLGLAWGKPSPPPHASEIPQELHLPLHFSTIQVYSGLAPPPALVEAIRQGRGRTSHPTPGTTTTTTTTTTTTTAAAATATATVQPHSPQQPPELPPRPAQPPQQQPADALYPPQLGPGQVSPPYDDAPPTYEEAMAEEMTGPMFPPGAARPAYSGVTDENGPSSLDAGRGSGGEKG from the exons ATGTCGATACGTATTGTCCTAGACCATCCGCCCGAATTCTACACCAATCTCGACTTTATCAAGGGCAGCGTGCTTCTCAACCTGAGCCGCCATGAGCACATCGGCGCAATCATCGTCAAGCTCGAGGGCGAGTCGAGAACTGCCCTCGGCGTCCCTAGCGAGAACCCAGGCATAGGTATTGGCGGGAGGGAGCGGCCTGCGCCCAGCGGAGACACCCTGCACGAGAACCATAAGATCCTCTACAAGGTCGGCCAGGTCTTCCCCGACGAGAATGCGCGCCCGGCCGCCTCGCCCTACATCCTCAACCCGGGGCAGCACCGCTTCCCCTTCCAGTTCAAGTTCCCCTTCAATAACGCCTGCGGAAATGTCGAGGCCATGGCACGCATCGGCGGCGTCGTCAGCACCGGAGGCCCCTTCGGCATCGGCTTCCGGGTCATGGACGGGACCAAGCAGCTGATGTACTCGCACGTCACCAAGACGCTGCCCCCCAGCTTCACCGGCTTTCCGGGCGAGGCCGAGATTCGGTACTACCTCAAGGTTACCGTGCAGCGGCCCGGCATATTCAAGGAGAACTGGCGCTATCAGATGGGCCTCAAGTTCCTGCCCATCGAGCCACCCCGGCCGCCCAAGACGAACCAGGAGGCCTACGCGAGACGCCCATTCACCTTCCATCCGAGGAGCCCCGACCCGGCTGCCTACCAGAAGAAGCGCTCCTCCATCTTCGGCTGGCCGGCCGGTCCCTCAACGCCCGCCAACGGCTCCCCAAACCTCCaacctcccgctcccgctcccggccTGTCCAGCGGTCCACCATCGCCCACGGCTCCCCCAGACCCTCCCTCGATTGAAATGTCCGCCCGCCTCCCACACCCTGCCATCCTTACCTGCAACAAGCCGATACCCCTACGCCTAATCGCAAAGAAACTGGTCCCCGCACACGCCGAGGTGTACCTGATAGCATTGCAAATCGATCTCATCGGCACCACCACCGTGCGCTGCCAGAACTTGATCAACAAGGAGATCAGCCGCTGGGTCGTCATGGCCCGCCATGGCCTCTCCATCCTGCTATCCAAACCCGAGGACCCCGTGGGAACCGAGTTCCTCGTGCCAGACACCTTGTGGAGCGGATCTCCCTTGCCCAACACCGTCATGCCCAGTTTCGTCACATGTAATCTCAG CCGCGACTACCAGCTCGAAGTCAAACTCGGTCTCGCCTGGGGCAAGCCTTCTCCGCCTCCCC ACGCCTCCGAGATTCCGCAGGAACTGCACCTCCCCCTCCATTTCAGCACCATCCAAGTCTACTCCGGTCTCGCTCCGCCACCCGCCCTTGTCGAAGCCATCCGccaaggccgaggccgaacCTCACATCCCACCCcagggacgacgacgacgacaacaacaacaacaacaacaacaacagcagcagcagcaacagcgaCAGCGACAGTCCAACCACACTCGCCACAACAACCGCCAGAACTCCCCCCGCGGCCGGCCCAGccaccgcagcagcagcccgccGACGCCCTCTACCCCCCGCAGCTGGGGCCGGGGCAGGTCAGCCCCCCGTACGACGACGCGCCGCCGACGTACGAGGAGGCCATGGCGGAGGAAATGACGGGTCCCATGTTCCCACCCGGCGCCGCACGCCCGGCCTATAGCGGGGTCACGGACGAGAACGGACCCAGTAGTCTGGACGCGGGCAGGGGTTCCGGTGGGGAGAAGGGGTAG